The [Clostridium] scindens ATCC 35704 nucleotide sequence ATAGATTTGAGACCAAGGATGGGAAAAACAATAACCAATATAACTGTACTAGAGGGAGTGGCGTATGGCAAAAGATGACTATCATTTTGAACGATTAACACCAATTAATGATATTGAGCTGAAAGTATATGAAGAGGCAATCAATTATGTATTTGAGAACCAGGATATAAAGAACGTAGCTATTTCGGGTGCATATAGTGCGGGTAAAAGCAGCGTTTTGGAGTCATACAAGAAGAAACATAGTGGGTTACAGTTTTTACATATTTCTCTTGCACATTTTCAATCTCCAGATTTAGAAGAAGAAACAAAGGATGCTGACAAAAATGATCATGAGGAAAATGAAGGAGTTAAAGAATCTGTATTAGAGGGAAAAATATTGAATCAACTGATACACCAAATACCTTCTGATAAAATCCCTCAAACTAATTTTAGAGTTAAGAGAAAAATAAAGCGATCGGATATTGCGAAAAGCACAGTAATAATATTTATGTTAGTGCTTATGATACTATATTTCATTTTTTTTAAATTCTGGAAAAAATATGTGTTATCACTGCCGGACAATATATTGAAATCGATTTTATCGTGGTCCATTAGTCAATATAGCCTGCTGATCAGTGGGATAATCTTGACCATACTATTAGGGACCGTGATTTATGGAGTGGTAAAAATACAGAAGAATAAAAATGTATTCCGGAAATTGAATCTTCAAGGGAATGAGATTGAGATATTTGAAGAGAGCAATGATTCATATTTTGATAAATATCTTAATGAAGTGTTGTATTTGTTTGAGAATGCAGAGGTTGATGCGATTGTTTTTGAAGATATGGACCGTTTCAATGTAAATAGTATATTTGAGCGACTGCGAGAGGTAAATACTCTTGTAAATATCCGGTTACAAAAGGATGATAAAAAAATTATACGTTTTTTCTATTTGCTGCGTGATGATATTTTTGTATCAAAAGATAGAACAAAGTTTTTCGACTATATCATTCCTGTTGTACCTGTTTTAGACAGTTCCAATTCCTATGATCAATTTCTTGATCTCTTAAAAATCGGCGGGATTTTAGAACTCTTTGATATGAATTTTTTACAGGGGTTATCATTATATATTGATGATATGCGTCTGTTAAAAAACATTTATAATGAATTCGTGATTTATTATAACCGTATAAATACGACCGAATTGGATTGTAATAAAATGCTTGCCATGATTACATATAAAAATTTATTTCCACGTGATTTCAGCGAATTACAGTTGAATCAGGGATTTGTGTACTCTTTGTTTGATAAGAAAGATGAATTTATAAAAAATGAACTAGAAGAAATAGAAAATCAACAGGAAGATGCACAAAAGTTTATAGATGAATTAAAAACAGAATCTCTTGTTGAAATCCGAGAGTTGGGTGCTGCTATTGCATATAAGTATTTAAGGAATTACAATTGGTATTCATACAGTGATGATGATTTAGATGACTTTATAATGCGATACTTAAATGGAGATCGTTTAAAAGAATATGTGCATCGTAAAAAAATCATAGAGGATAGATCATCAGGGCGTATTTCTCAATTAGAAGAGCAGATATGGAATTTAGAAAAGCAAAAAAGTATTATAAAAAATAAACAGCTTTGCAAAATAATTAATCGCAAAAATTTAAATACAATTTTTAGTATTATAAGCACAAATGAAATTGGGATTGTTAGAGAATTTAAGGAAATAAAAAGCAGCGAGTATTTCGATCTCTTAAAATATCTTATCCGTAATGGGTATATTGATGAAACCTATAGCGATTATATGACATATTTTTATGAAAATAGCCTGAGTCGTGTGGATAAAATTTTCTTGCGTAGTATTTCAGACAGCAGGGCAAAAGAGTATACATACCGTTTGAAAAATCCTAAATTAGTGGTTTCAAGGCTCAAAATTGTGGATTTTGATCAAGAAGAGACCTTAAACTTTGACTTGTTTGCTTATCTATTAAAGACACCGGATGAAGTGGAATACTTAAATAGATTTATAAATCAGCTTAAAAACACAAATAATTATAAATTTGTCGGGACTTTTTTTGACACTCGAACAGCGTTACCTGAGTTTGTTCGAAATCTTAATATCAGATGGCCAGAGATGCTAGCAGAGGCTATTTATGAAAAAAACTTATCAGAGAAACAGGTATGGAAATATTCTATTTACACATTGTGTTATTCGGAAAGCGATACAATCTGCTTGATGAATCAGGATAATGCCATTAGTGATTATATATCAAATGAGCGGAATTATCTTTCGATTAATGATGATGCGTATATTGATAAACTTATTGCTGGATTTAAACTCTTGGAAGTGAAATTTAAAGGTATTGACTATGATAAGTCTAATAAGGTTTTATTTCAAAGGATCTATGAAGAGTCGCTATATATGATAAATAGTGAAAATATTCAGCTTATGTTGTGCAAAATGTGTGGGATAGAAGATCAGGAGGAAATACTGCATAAAAATTATTCGATTTTATGTTCCATATCAGATTCCGCAATCACCCAATATATTGAAAAGAACATAACACAATACATTGAAGTGATGTTGCAAATGTGTAAAGGCCTCATTATGGATGATGAGCAGGCTATAGTATCTATATTAAATAATTTTAATATTACAAAAGAACAAAACGAGAAGTATATTCAGTGTTTAAAAACTGTTATTTCTCAGATAGTACAGGTTGAAGATCCGTCTTTATGGGGAATATTATTAGACAATGATTCGGTGGACTATTCGGAAGAAAACATTTCTGCTTACTTTGAAAAGCTGCAAGGTACAGAGATAGACCATACTTTGGTTTCTTTTATCAATCGTCACGATATGATTCTTGATTTTTCAGATTATGATTGTATAGAGGAATCTAAAAAACAGATGTTTATAAGTTTCATATCATGTAATGATGTTGAGAATACTAGATATGAAAAACTTCTATCATCGTTTAAATTGGAACTTAAGGAGTTTGCTATTTCAGGAATTTCAGACGAAAAGATTGATATTCTGATAAAGATATCTATCATTCAAATGACAAAAGTAAATTTGGTGTTTATGCGTAATGAGTACTCGGATCATGTACTAAATTTTATTAATGAAAATATCAATCAGTATGTGGATATTATGGATGATGAGATTTTTTCTCTTCAAGAATTACTGGAAGTGCTGAGATGGAAGGTTAGTGATGAGATAAAAATGAAGCTTATGTCCTTTACAAATCAGGAAATTTCTATAATTAACGAGCACTATTCAACCAAAGTATGTATGTACATTCTTGAAAATAATTTTTCAAAATCCGATTTGCCTGAATTGCTACAGTCATATGATAATTGGAATAAAGAAGTACAGGCTAAGATATATGCTTTAGCATTAATATATATATCTGATATAATAGCAAATCCCCAAAATGTCTCTTCTCAATTGAAAGACAGATTACTGTACTCTATGGAATTGAAGATTGAGAGTAGAATTGACTTGCTGATAGCAATGCTGTCTGACCTGAACGTGGAATATGTAAAGAACCTATTAGTAGAATGGGGCTTAAAGGATTATATTAAAATTTTCGATAACCGTAGCCGTCCAAGATTTATAATTAACTCTACTAATAAGAAAATATTAGATGCGTTTAGAGAAAAAGGATGGATTGAACGTTATGAAGAAGATACGAATAAAGCTGGTTTTTATAAAATAAAAAAAGGAAAAGGTTTAAGACAATTGCCTAAAGAGTTATTGTAATTCAAATTATAAATCAAAATAAGTATTAGTAATGGTTTTAGAGTTGTCAAGCATTTCAATAGCATGAGAAACTTAGACATGTAATAAAAATGTTTATTTAGTTTAAATCCTTTTAAAGAATAAGGAATGAACTATATTTACTCTTAGGAGGGGCTGTTATTAGAAGGAAAATGAAATTTAAGTATTATTATGCTGTAACAATCGAAAGATTAGTAATTTAGGAGGTACATAATGGCACAATTTGACTGGGTAGATTTTTATAAGGCTTTTGCTAAAGCCTTACTTCATTACAAAGGCAACCGTTCCGCTTTAATTCAAACCATTAAAAAGGTTTATGCAGAGATTGAGATTAATCTGCCTACACTGGAGCGAGATAATCAGATTGTAGACATAGATCCCTTTACCGTATTTGGTTTGTTTAATAAGAGCAAGTTAAAGGAATCAAACAGGGTAAAAATTATTACGGCGTTCGCAAGGGAACTTGCTGTTGATGCTGCAGTTCCTACCTCGTTTGATGCTGTCCCAGTTTTGAACAACCAGAACGCTACCTTCTATTACTGGATAGGAGACAGAGGTCCAGATGATGTTGATCATCTCTGGGATCTCTTTGAGAGTGCATTGGAATATGCGAAGACTCCATCAGATGACAAGAGACAGATGGATTCAAAATATTTTGATCTTGCTATTAATTTGAAAGGCAATGGAAATAGTAAAATTACTATGGGGTTATACTGGATTGCTCCGGATGTATTTCTGAATCTTGACAGTAGAAATACTTGGTATATTTATGAATCTGGCAAGCTCCCGTCTGATGTAGTCGATTCTCTCCCTCGGATTGAACAAAAGATCTCGGCAGATAAATATTTTGAAATTGCAGAAAGACTTCAAAGTTATCTGCAGAGTGAGCGTAGTGCTTTGAAAGATTTTAAGGAGCTCTCTTTTGAGGCATGGACGTATTCTGAACAGATAAATCAAGAGGAAAGAGCAGCTAAAGTTCAAAGCCAGCGTGATGACAAAGGGAGTGCGCTTGCGGATGAGGATGTGGACACGGTCCATTACTGGATCTATTCGCCCGGTGACAGTGCTTATAAATGGGACGAGTTTTATAAGCATGGTATTATGGCAATTGGTTGGGGAGAGATTGGAGATCTGAGGGTATTTGCCAGCAAAGAAGATATGAAAAAGAAAATGAAGGAGACATATGATTCTTCACGTCCTTATACAAATGTAGCCCTTGCTACCTGGCAGTTTGCAAATGAAATGAAACCGGGAGATATTGTTTTTGCAAAGAAAGGTATGCATCAGATTATTGGCAGGGGGATTGTAAAGTCAGATTATATCTTTGATGACAGTGTTGAAGATGAATTCAAAAATATCCGGCAGGTTGATTGGACGGACAAAGGAGAATGGCCTCATCCTGGTCAGGCGGTCATGAAGACGCTGACAGACATTACGGCATATACAGATTATGTTGAGCAACTGAACGATTTATTTGAAACAGAGGATGATATTGACGAGACGGAGGATGATGATTCTAAATTCCCAGTATATACGAAAGCAGATTTTCTGTATGGGAAGGAAGATGGCAGAGATCGAGTCTATATGAGTGAGGAAGATTATGACACCCTTGTAGGGCTTGTTAGAAATAAGAAAAATGCAATCCTTCAGGGAGCTCCGGGAGTCGGAAAGACATTTATTGCAAAGCGACTTGCATATTCTATGATGGGGAAGAAGAATCCGAATCGAGTGATGTTGGTTCAGTTTCATCAGAGTTATTCTTATGAGGATTTTATAGAGGGATTCCGTCCGGTTTCTTCCGGTGGATTTGAGATCAAGAAGGGAGCGTTCTATAATTTTTGTAAAAAGGCTCAGTATGATCCGGAACATGAGTATTTCTTTATCATTGATGAGATTAATCGCGGAAATTTGAGTAAGATTTTTGGAGAATTATTCATGTTGATTGAGAATGATAAGCGTGGAAATGAATTGCATCTGCTTTACTCCGATGAGAAATTTTTTGTACCAAAGAATGTATATATCATTGGAATGATGAATACTGCAGATCGGCGTTTGGCAATGCTGGATTATGCTCTGCGCAGAAGGTTTGCGTTCTTTGATATGAAACCAGGATTTGATACAGAGGGATTCTTTGAGTATAGAAAGAAGTTGGCCAATAAAAAGTTTGACAAACTCATTACTACAGTTGAAAACCTGAATAAAGTAATTTCAACGGATGATTCCCTTGGAGAAGGCTTTTGTATTGGACACAGTTATTTCTGTAATCTGGATCATGTATCAGATAAGACGTTGTCTGATATTGTTGAATACGAGCTGATTCCGATGCTAAAAGAATATTGGTTTGACGAACCGCCGAAAGTACAAGAATGGACAAATAATCTCAGGAGTGCTGTAAAGTGATACCTATACGGAATATTTATTATATGCTTTCTTATGCCTTTCAGGTGCTTAATGAACAGGGATATAGGAAGATTGCTACAGAACAATTTCATAATGTGGCTGATCTGTGTGCGGCGATTTTGATTAAAGGGATTTCATCACAGCTGAAACGAGGACTGGGACAGGAATATGTTTCAAAAACAGAAACCTTATCTGCATTAAGAGGAAAAATTGATGTGTCAGAATCAATCAAAACGATGACGATGCTCAGAAATCAGATGGTTTGTACATATGATGAGTTTTCTGTGAATTCAAGGATGAATCAGATAATCAAAGCTACGGTTAGGATGTTGATGTATGCCAATATCTCCAAAGAACGGAAAAAAGAATTAAAGAAACAGATGCTTTTTTTCAGTGAAGTTGCGGAGATAGATTTAAATACCATTGACTGGAATATTCGATATAACAGGAATAATCAGACATACAGAATGCTGATATCTATCTGTTATCTGGTGGTAAAAGGTCTGCTGCAGACGAAGAGTGATGGAACGGTCCGCCTTATGGATTTCCTGGATGAGCAGAGGATGTGTCGTTTATATGAGAAGTTCATTTTGGAATATTATCGAAAGGAACATCCTGAAATTACGGCAAATGCTTCGCAGATCTTCTGGCAGTTGGACAATGATATGAGTGATATGCTGCCGGTTATGCAGACGGATATTATGTTAAGTCGAGGTGACAGTATTCTGATAATTGATGCGAAGTACTATTCGCATATAATGCAGACGCACTTTGATACATATAGCATTCATTCCGGGAATTTGTATCAGATTTTTACATATGTGAAAAACAAGGAAATAGAACTTGCTGATAAGCCACATGTTGTTTCGGGCTTGTTATTATATGCAAAGACAGACGAGACCCTACTTCCAAATCAAACTTATCAGATGAGTGGAAATAAGATCAGTGTGAAAACGTTGGATCTTGACTGTGACTTTGAAAAGATTGCGGAACAATTGGATGAAATAGTGGATGAATATTTTGTATAGAGATTAGTTGTCAGCATTTATTTTGGAGAAAAAATATGATAGATACAAGTAAATCAAAATCTGATGAACAACAAAAAGCCGAAATTATCATAGGGGATCATGTTGAAGAAGAACTTTCCTGTCCCTTGAAAAGGAATGAGAA carries:
- a CDS encoding AAA family ATPase, with amino-acid sequence MAQFDWVDFYKAFAKALLHYKGNRSALIQTIKKVYAEIEINLPTLERDNQIVDIDPFTVFGLFNKSKLKESNRVKIITAFARELAVDAAVPTSFDAVPVLNNQNATFYYWIGDRGPDDVDHLWDLFESALEYAKTPSDDKRQMDSKYFDLAINLKGNGNSKITMGLYWIAPDVFLNLDSRNTWYIYESGKLPSDVVDSLPRIEQKISADKYFEIAERLQSYLQSERSALKDFKELSFEAWTYSEQINQEERAAKVQSQRDDKGSALADEDVDTVHYWIYSPGDSAYKWDEFYKHGIMAIGWGEIGDLRVFASKEDMKKKMKETYDSSRPYTNVALATWQFANEMKPGDIVFAKKGMHQIIGRGIVKSDYIFDDSVEDEFKNIRQVDWTDKGEWPHPGQAVMKTLTDITAYTDYVEQLNDLFETEDDIDETEDDDSKFPVYTKADFLYGKEDGRDRVYMSEEDYDTLVGLVRNKKNAILQGAPGVGKTFIAKRLAYSMMGKKNPNRVMLVQFHQSYSYEDFIEGFRPVSSGGFEIKKGAFYNFCKKAQYDPEHEYFFIIDEINRGNLSKIFGELFMLIENDKRGNELHLLYSDEKFFVPKNVYIIGMMNTADRRLAMLDYALRRRFAFFDMKPGFDTEGFFEYRKKLANKKFDKLITTVENLNKVISTDDSLGEGFCIGHSYFCNLDHVSDKTLSDIVEYELIPMLKEYWFDEPPKVQEWTNNLRSAVK
- the mcrC gene encoding 5-methylcytosine-specific restriction endonuclease system specificity protein McrC, whose amino-acid sequence is MIPIRNIYYMLSYAFQVLNEQGYRKIATEQFHNVADLCAAILIKGISSQLKRGLGQEYVSKTETLSALRGKIDVSESIKTMTMLRNQMVCTYDEFSVNSRMNQIIKATVRMLMYANISKERKKELKKQMLFFSEVAEIDLNTIDWNIRYNRNNQTYRMLISICYLVVKGLLQTKSDGTVRLMDFLDEQRMCRLYEKFILEYYRKEHPEITANASQIFWQLDNDMSDMLPVMQTDIMLSRGDSILIIDAKYYSHIMQTHFDTYSIHSGNLYQIFTYVKNKEIELADKPHVVSGLLLYAKTDETLLPNQTYQMSGNKISVKTLDLDCDFEKIAEQLDEIVDEYFV
- a CDS encoding YobI family P-loop NTPase; its protein translation is MAKDDYHFERLTPINDIELKVYEEAINYVFENQDIKNVAISGAYSAGKSSVLESYKKKHSGLQFLHISLAHFQSPDLEEETKDADKNDHEENEGVKESVLEGKILNQLIHQIPSDKIPQTNFRVKRKIKRSDIAKSTVIIFMLVLMILYFIFFKFWKKYVLSLPDNILKSILSWSISQYSLLISGIILTILLGTVIYGVVKIQKNKNVFRKLNLQGNEIEIFEESNDSYFDKYLNEVLYLFENAEVDAIVFEDMDRFNVNSIFERLREVNTLVNIRLQKDDKKIIRFFYLLRDDIFVSKDRTKFFDYIIPVVPVLDSSNSYDQFLDLLKIGGILELFDMNFLQGLSLYIDDMRLLKNIYNEFVIYYNRINTTELDCNKMLAMITYKNLFPRDFSELQLNQGFVYSLFDKKDEFIKNELEEIENQQEDAQKFIDELKTESLVEIRELGAAIAYKYLRNYNWYSYSDDDLDDFIMRYLNGDRLKEYVHRKKIIEDRSSGRISQLEEQIWNLEKQKSIIKNKQLCKIINRKNLNTIFSIISTNEIGIVREFKEIKSSEYFDLLKYLIRNGYIDETYSDYMTYFYENSLSRVDKIFLRSISDSRAKEYTYRLKNPKLVVSRLKIVDFDQEETLNFDLFAYLLKTPDEVEYLNRFINQLKNTNNYKFVGTFFDTRTALPEFVRNLNIRWPEMLAEAIYEKNLSEKQVWKYSIYTLCYSESDTICLMNQDNAISDYISNERNYLSINDDAYIDKLIAGFKLLEVKFKGIDYDKSNKVLFQRIYEESLYMINSENIQLMLCKMCGIEDQEEILHKNYSILCSISDSAITQYIEKNITQYIEVMLQMCKGLIMDDEQAIVSILNNFNITKEQNEKYIQCLKTVISQIVQVEDPSLWGILLDNDSVDYSEENISAYFEKLQGTEIDHTLVSFINRHDMILDFSDYDCIEESKKQMFISFISCNDVENTRYEKLLSSFKLELKEFAISGISDEKIDILIKISIIQMTKVNLVFMRNEYSDHVLNFINENINQYVDIMDDEIFSLQELLEVLRWKVSDEIKMKLMSFTNQEISIINEHYSTKVCMYILENNFSKSDLPELLQSYDNWNKEVQAKIYALALIYISDIIANPQNVSSQLKDRLLYSMELKIESRIDLLIAMLSDLNVEYVKNLLVEWGLKDYIKIFDNRSRPRFIINSTNKKILDAFREKGWIERYEEDTNKAGFYKIKKGKGLRQLPKELL